From Miscanthus floridulus cultivar M001 chromosome 15, ASM1932011v1, whole genome shotgun sequence, the proteins below share one genomic window:
- the LOC136507887 gene encoding EPIDERMAL PATTERNING FACTOR-like protein 2 gives MGHRHLFVLSLGLALLLIATAHAGGHARGAGAITQGMDDGVGSMMRSMVGSRPPSCAGRCWWCGGRRCEAVQVPITPQEQDKSRRHGSGGGGGGWRSTRDGSSGASSSSAQQQHQQRRRPSTSSYDDHSNYKPLSWRCKCGGG, from the exons ATGGGCCACCGCCATCTCTTCGTCCTCTCGCTGGGGCTGGCGCTTCTCCTCATCGCCACCGCGCACGCCGGAGGCCATGCTCGAGGCGCCGGTGCCATCACCCAG GGCATGGACGATGGTGTCGGGAGCATGATGAGGAGCATGGTCGGGTCGAGGCCGCCGAGCTGCGCGGGGAGGTGCTGGTGGTGCGGGGGCCGCCGCTGCGAGGCCGTGCAGGTGCCCATCACGCCGCAGGAGCAGGACAAGAGTCGCCGCCATGggagtggaggcggcggcggcggctggagaTCAACAAGAGATGGCAGCAGTGGAGCATCGTCGTCGTCGGctcagcagcagcaccagcagcggcggcggccgtcgACGTCGTCCTACGACGACCACTCCAACTACAAGCCGCTCAGCTGGAGATGCAAGTGCGGCGGGGGCTAG